One Mycobacterium kubicae genomic window carries:
- a CDS encoding class I SAM-dependent methyltransferase, whose amino-acid sequence MARTDNDTWDLATSVGATATGVAVGRALASRGSNPLINDPFAEPLVRAVGVDFFTRLASGELDPAEVDDHAEFGMERMRDMMAVRTRFFDDFFLAAANAGIGQAVILASGLDARAYRLPWPAGTTVYEIDQEQVIEFKTTTLRQLNARPTAELRTVAVDLRHDWVSALRYAGFDDTKPSAWSAEGLLPFLPPEAQDALLDNITVLSAPGSRLATENLPDAGRSVPMMAERMREATERWRAHGFDVEMTDLWYAGERNDVVAYLNAHGWTAQTTPVADLLAALGTSIGTGDDREATFASLGYVSATRS is encoded by the coding sequence ATGGCACGTACTGACAACGACACCTGGGACCTCGCCACCAGCGTGGGCGCCACCGCGACCGGCGTCGCGGTGGGACGCGCACTGGCCAGCCGCGGCAGCAATCCCCTGATCAACGACCCCTTCGCCGAGCCGCTGGTGCGCGCGGTGGGCGTCGACTTCTTCACCCGCCTGGCCAGCGGTGAGCTGGACCCCGCCGAGGTCGACGACCACGCGGAGTTCGGCATGGAACGCATGCGCGACATGATGGCCGTGCGCACCCGATTCTTCGACGACTTCTTCCTCGCTGCGGCCAACGCCGGGATCGGGCAGGCGGTGATCTTGGCCTCGGGCCTGGATGCCCGCGCCTACCGGCTGCCGTGGCCGGCCGGCACCACCGTCTACGAGATCGACCAGGAGCAAGTGATCGAGTTCAAGACGACGACGTTGCGCCAGCTGAATGCCCGGCCGACCGCCGAATTGCGCACGGTCGCCGTGGATCTGCGCCACGACTGGGTGAGCGCGCTGCGCTACGCCGGTTTCGACGACACCAAGCCCAGCGCCTGGAGCGCTGAGGGTCTGTTGCCGTTCCTGCCGCCGGAGGCCCAGGACGCGTTGCTGGACAACATCACCGTGCTGAGCGCCCCCGGCAGCCGATTGGCCACCGAGAACTTGCCTGACGCCGGCCGGTCAGTGCCGATGATGGCCGAGCGGATGCGCGAGGCCACCGAGCGCTGGCGCGCGCACGGGTTCGACGTGGAGATGACCGACCTGTGGTACGCCGGTGAGCGCAATGACGTCGTGGCCTACCTCAACGCCCACGGCTGGACGGCGCAGACCACACCGGTCGCGGATCTGCTTGCGGCGCTCGGGACTTCGATCGGCACCGGTGACGACAGGGAGGCGACATTCGCCTCCCTCGGCTACGTCAGCGCGACCAGAAGCTAG
- a CDS encoding NAD(P)H-hydrate dehydratase — protein sequence MRHYYSVDAIRDAEAPLLASLPDGALMRRAAYGLATEIMRELTARTGGVAGRRVCAVVGSGDNGGDALWAATFVRRRGAAAEAILLKPERTHRKGLAAFRAAGGRIVEKVSPATDLVIDGVVGISGSGPLRPDAAQVFTAVGDAGIPVVAVDIPSGIDAATGAIDGPAVQAALTVTFGGLKPVHALADCGRVKLIDIGLDLPHTDVAGFQAADVLARWPVPGPHDDKYTQGVTGVMAGSSTYPGAAVLCTGAAVAATSGMVRYAGSAHREVLAQWPEVIASPTPAAAGRVQSWVVGPGLGTDETGAAALWFALDTDLPVLIDADGLTILAAHPDMVANRAAPTVLTPHAGEFARLAGSPPGPDRVGACRKLAEAFGATVLLKGNVTVIADPEGAVYLNPAGQSWAATAGSGDVLSGMIGALLAAGLPPAEAAAAAAFVHARAAALSAADPGPGDAPTSASRIIPHIRAALAAL from the coding sequence ATGCGGCATTACTACTCCGTAGATGCAATCCGCGACGCCGAAGCGCCGCTACTGGCCAGCCTCCCCGATGGGGCGTTGATGCGCCGTGCCGCGTACGGGCTGGCCACCGAGATCATGCGCGAGCTGACCGCCCGCACCGGCGGGGTGGCCGGGCGTCGGGTGTGCGCGGTGGTCGGCTCGGGTGACAACGGTGGCGACGCGTTGTGGGCGGCGACGTTTGTGCGGCGCCGCGGCGCTGCCGCCGAGGCGATACTGCTCAAGCCCGAGCGCACCCACCGCAAGGGGCTGGCGGCCTTCCGCGCGGCGGGTGGGCGGATCGTCGAAAAGGTCTCACCGGCAACCGATCTGGTCATCGACGGCGTGGTCGGTATCTCCGGTTCCGGGCCGCTGCGCCCCGACGCGGCACAGGTGTTCACCGCGGTCGGCGACGCCGGCATCCCGGTGGTCGCGGTCGACATCCCCAGCGGCATCGACGCGGCGACCGGGGCCATCGACGGCCCGGCGGTGCAGGCCGCGCTGACCGTCACTTTCGGCGGCCTCAAACCCGTGCACGCGTTGGCCGACTGCGGCCGCGTCAAGCTGATTGATATCGGGCTGGACCTGCCGCACACCGACGTCGCCGGTTTCCAGGCCGCCGATGTGCTCGCGCGCTGGCCGGTACCGGGACCCCACGACGACAAGTACACCCAGGGCGTGACCGGGGTGATGGCCGGCTCCTCGACCTATCCCGGCGCGGCGGTGCTGTGCACGGGCGCGGCCGTCGCGGCCACCTCCGGCATGGTCCGCTACGCCGGGAGCGCGCATCGTGAGGTGCTGGCTCAGTGGCCGGAGGTCATCGCGTCGCCCACCCCGGCGGCCGCCGGACGGGTGCAGTCCTGGGTCGTCGGGCCCGGTCTGGGCACCGACGAAACGGGGGCCGCCGCGCTATGGTTCGCCCTCGACACCGACCTGCCGGTGCTGATCGACGCCGACGGGCTCACCATCCTGGCCGCCCACCCCGACATGGTCGCCAACCGCGCCGCCCCGACCGTGCTCACCCCGCACGCCGGGGAATTCGCCCGGCTGGCCGGATCGCCGCCGGGCCCCGACCGGGTGGGCGCCTGCCGCAAACTCGCCGAGGCATTCGGCGCCACGGTGTTGCTCAAGGGCAACGTCACCGTCATCGCCGACCCGGAAGGGGCGGTCTACCTGAACCCGGCCGGGCAATCCTGGGCGGCAACGGCCGGGTCCGGCGACGTGCTGTCCGGAATGATCGGCGCCTTGCTCGCCGCGGGCCTGCCGCCCGCCGAAGCGGCCGCCGCCGCGGCGTTCGTGCACGCGCGCGCCGCCGCCCTCTCGGCCGCCGACCCCGGCCCTGGTGACGCGCCCACCTCGGCGTCGCGCATCATCCCCCACATCCGCGCCGCCCTGGCCGCCCTCTAG
- a CDS encoding glutamate decarboxylase: MPQHPSLPAHSIAPAYTGRIFNSPIPALRLPEESMDPDAAYRFIHDELMLDGSSRLNLATFVTTWMDPEAGKLMAETFDKNMIDKDEYPATAAIEQRCVCMVADLFHAENLRDDDPSSAIGVSTIGSSEAVMLGGLAMKWRWRQRVGKGWERRRPNLVMGSNVQVVWEKFCRYFDVEPRYLPMEVGRYVITPEQVVDAVDEDTIGVVAILGTTYTGELEPIAEICAALDKLAEGGGVDVPVHVDAASGGFVVPFLHPELKWDFRLPRVVSINVSGHKYGLTYPGVGFVVWRSQEYLPEELVFHVNYLGGDMPTFTLNFSRPGNQVVGQYYNFLRLGRDGYTKVMQCLSSTARWLGEQLRTGDHCELISDGSAIPVVSFRLAGDRGYTEFDVSHELRTFGWQVPAYTMPDNATDVSVLRIVVREGLSADLARALHDDARTALGNLDKLKPGGHYSAQHFAH; this comes from the coding sequence GTGCCCCAACACCCGTCCCTGCCCGCTCACTCCATCGCGCCCGCCTACACCGGCCGCATCTTCAACTCGCCGATTCCGGCGCTGCGGCTACCCGAGGAGTCGATGGACCCGGATGCTGCCTACCGCTTCATCCACGACGAGCTGATGCTGGACGGGAGCTCCCGGCTCAACCTGGCCACCTTCGTCACCACGTGGATGGATCCGGAGGCCGGCAAACTGATGGCCGAGACGTTCGACAAGAACATGATCGACAAGGACGAATATCCGGCGACCGCAGCCATCGAACAGCGCTGCGTGTGCATGGTCGCCGACCTGTTCCATGCGGAGAACCTGCGCGACGACGACCCGTCCAGCGCCATCGGCGTCTCGACGATCGGGTCCAGCGAGGCGGTCATGCTGGGCGGACTGGCGATGAAGTGGCGGTGGCGCCAGCGGGTGGGCAAGGGCTGGGAACGACGCCGGCCCAACCTGGTGATGGGCTCCAACGTCCAGGTGGTGTGGGAGAAGTTCTGCCGCTACTTCGACGTCGAACCCCGCTACCTGCCAATGGAAGTGGGCCGCTACGTCATCACCCCCGAACAGGTGGTGGACGCCGTCGACGAGGACACCATCGGGGTGGTGGCCATCCTGGGCACCACCTACACCGGGGAACTGGAACCCATCGCCGAGATCTGCGCGGCGCTGGACAAGCTGGCCGAAGGGGGCGGCGTCGACGTTCCGGTGCACGTGGATGCGGCCAGCGGCGGCTTCGTGGTGCCGTTCCTGCACCCCGAGCTGAAGTGGGACTTCCGGCTACCCCGGGTGGTGTCGATCAACGTCAGCGGCCACAAATACGGGTTGACTTACCCGGGCGTGGGGTTCGTGGTCTGGCGTAGCCAAGAGTATCTCCCCGAGGAGCTGGTGTTCCACGTGAACTACCTCGGTGGTGACATGCCGACCTTCACGCTGAACTTCTCCCGTCCCGGGAACCAGGTCGTCGGGCAGTACTACAACTTCCTGCGGCTGGGCCGCGACGGATACACCAAGGTGATGCAGTGCTTGTCGTCGACGGCGCGCTGGCTGGGCGAACAGCTGCGCACCGGCGACCATTGCGAGCTGATCTCCGACGGTTCGGCGATCCCGGTGGTCAGCTTCCGGCTCGCCGGAGACCGCGGCTACACCGAGTTCGACGTGTCGCACGAGCTGCGGACCTTCGGCTGGCAAGTGCCCGCCTACACCATGCCCGACAACGCCACCGACGTGTCGGTGCTGCGCATCGTCGTGCGGGAGGGGCTGTCCGCCGACCTGGCGCGCGCGTTGCACGACGACGCCCGCACCGCGCTGGGCAACCTGGACAAGCTCAAGCCAGGCGGGCATTACAGCGCCCAGCATTTCGCGCACTAG
- the alr gene encoding alanine racemase — MAVTPISLTPGVLAEALVDLGAIAHNVRVLREHAGSAQVMAVVKADGYGHGATRVAQTALAAGAAELGVATIDEALALRADGITAPVLAWLHPPGTDFAPALLGDVQIAVSSVRQLDELLDAVRRTGRTATVTVKVDTGLNRNGVPPAQYPALLTALRQAAAQDAVRLRGLMSHMVYADAPDKSINDLQAQRFTGFLAQAREHGVRFEVAHLSNSSATMARPDLTFDLVRPGIAVYGLSPVPGLGDMGLIPAMTVKCPVALVKSIRAGEGVSYGHTWIAPRDTNLALLPIGYADGVFRSLGGRLEVLINGQRRRGVGRICMDQFVVDLGPGTVDVAEGDEAILFGPGTRGEPTAQDWADLLDTIHYEVVTSPRGRITRTYREAENR, encoded by the coding sequence GTGGCTGTTACGCCGATATCCCTGACCCCGGGCGTCCTCGCCGAGGCCCTGGTGGACCTGGGCGCCATCGCGCACAACGTGCGGGTGCTGCGCGAGCACGCCGGCAGCGCGCAGGTCATGGCCGTCGTCAAGGCCGACGGCTACGGACACGGCGCCACCCGGGTGGCCCAGACCGCGCTGGCCGCCGGGGCCGCCGAACTGGGCGTCGCCACCATCGACGAGGCGCTCGCGTTGCGCGCCGACGGCATCACCGCGCCGGTGCTGGCCTGGCTGCACCCGCCCGGCACCGACTTCGCGCCGGCCCTGCTGGGCGACGTGCAGATCGCGGTGTCCTCGGTCCGCCAGCTCGACGAGCTGCTCGACGCCGTGCGCCGGACCGGCCGCACCGCCACCGTCACCGTCAAGGTCGACACCGGCCTCAACCGCAACGGCGTCCCCCCGGCGCAGTATCCGGCGCTGCTCACCGCGCTGCGCCAGGCCGCCGCGCAGGACGCCGTGCGCCTGCGGGGGCTGATGTCGCACATGGTGTACGCCGACGCGCCCGACAAGTCCATCAACGACCTGCAGGCCCAGCGGTTCACCGGCTTCCTCGCCCAGGCCCGCGAGCACGGCGTGCGCTTCGAGGTGGCGCACCTGTCCAATTCCTCGGCGACCATGGCCCGTCCCGACCTCACCTTCGACCTGGTCCGCCCGGGCATTGCGGTCTACGGCCTCAGCCCCGTCCCGGGTCTGGGCGACATGGGACTGATTCCCGCCATGACCGTGAAATGCCCGGTGGCGCTGGTCAAGTCGATACGCGCCGGTGAGGGGGTGTCGTATGGGCACACCTGGATCGCGCCGCGCGACACCAACCTGGCCCTGTTGCCCATCGGCTACGCCGACGGGGTGTTCCGTTCACTCGGCGGGCGCCTGGAAGTGCTGATCAACGGTCAACGGCGCCGGGGGGTCGGGCGAATCTGCATGGACCAGTTCGTCGTCGACCTGGGGCCGGGAACGGTGGACGTCGCCGAAGGGGACGAGGCGATCCTGTTCGGGCCCGGCACCCGCGGCGAGCCCACCGCGCAGGACTGGGCCGACCTGCTCGACACCATCCACTACGAGGTGGTCACCAGCCCCCGCGGACGCATCACCCGAACCTATCGGGAGGCCGAAAACCGTTGA
- a CDS encoding alpha/beta fold hydrolase, with translation MTAVATMVGASARRSLADRGIIAEDPWANEDFGRLDSDRSQVVTTADGVPLAVREAGPADAPVTVVFVHGFCLRMGAFHFQRVRLGELWGDQVRMVFYDHRGHGQSGQADPETYTLTQLGQDLETILQVTAPRGLIVLVGHSMGGMTVLSHARQFPQRYGRRIIAAALISSAAEGVTRSPLGEFLNNPALEALRFAARSAPNLMHRGRNVSRSLMGPILRAASYSDLQVSRSLDAFSQRMMNDTPIATLVGFLRALEVHDETAGLWTLLKIPTLIACGDHDLLTPDEYSRKMAASLPLSELVIVPGASHLALLDKPEAINDGLVRLVNRALPGKMTLRYRRFRERFRRHG, from the coding sequence TTGACCGCCGTCGCCACCATGGTCGGGGCCTCCGCCCGCCGATCGCTGGCCGACCGCGGCATCATCGCCGAAGACCCGTGGGCGAACGAGGATTTCGGACGGCTGGACAGTGACCGCAGCCAGGTCGTGACCACCGCCGACGGGGTGCCGTTGGCGGTGCGCGAAGCCGGTCCGGCCGACGCTCCGGTCACCGTCGTCTTCGTGCACGGATTCTGCCTTCGCATGGGCGCCTTTCACTTTCAGCGGGTGCGGCTGGGCGAACTGTGGGGCGACCAGGTGCGGATGGTCTTCTACGACCATCGCGGGCACGGTCAGTCGGGCCAAGCCGACCCCGAGACGTACACGTTGACCCAACTCGGGCAGGACCTGGAAACCATCCTGCAGGTCACCGCGCCGCGCGGGCTGATCGTGCTGGTCGGTCATTCGATGGGCGGCATGACTGTGCTCTCGCATGCCCGGCAGTTCCCGCAGCGATACGGCCGACGGATCATCGCCGCCGCGTTGATCTCCTCGGCGGCCGAAGGCGTGACCCGTTCGCCGCTCGGCGAATTCCTCAACAACCCTGCCCTGGAAGCCCTTCGCTTCGCCGCGCGGTCGGCGCCCAACCTCATGCACCGCGGTCGCAACGTGTCCCGGTCCCTGATGGGCCCGATATTGCGCGCCGCGTCCTACAGCGACCTACAGGTCAGCCGCAGCCTCGACGCGTTCAGCCAGCGCATGATGAACGACACCCCGATCGCCACGCTGGTGGGCTTTCTGCGCGCGTTGGAGGTGCACGACGAAACCGCCGGGCTGTGGACGCTGCTCAAGATCCCGACCCTGATCGCCTGCGGCGACCACGACCTGCTCACCCCGGACGAATACTCGCGGAAAATGGCCGCCTCCTTGCCGCTTTCCGAACTCGTCATCGTCCCCGGAGCCAGTCACCTGGCGCTGTTGGACAAACCCGAGGCCATCAACGACGGGTTGGTCCGCCTGGTCAACCGCGCGCTGCCGGGCAAGATGACGCTGCGTTACCGGCGCTTCCGGGAGAGGTTCCGGCGCCATGGCTAG
- the tsaE gene encoding tRNA (adenosine(37)-N6)-threonylcarbamoyltransferase complex ATPase subunit type 1 TsaE yields the protein MASAGTATLERVEDTVALGCRLGEQLRAGDVVVLSGPLGAGKTVLAKGIAEAMDVDGPVTSPTYVLARVHPPRRPGAPAMIHVDVYRLLDVSTDLLGELDSLDLDTDLADAVVVVEWGEGLVERLSERHLDIRLERVSHSDVRIATWEWVS from the coding sequence ATGGCTAGTGCGGGTACGGCCACGCTCGAGCGCGTCGAGGACACCGTTGCGCTGGGCTGCCGGCTGGGCGAGCAACTGCGCGCCGGTGACGTGGTGGTGCTTTCCGGTCCGCTGGGAGCCGGAAAGACGGTGCTGGCCAAGGGAATTGCCGAAGCGATGGATGTCGACGGGCCGGTCACGTCACCGACCTACGTGTTGGCGCGGGTGCACCCGCCGCGGCGGCCCGGGGCGCCGGCGATGATTCACGTCGACGTCTACCGGTTGCTGGATGTGAGCACCGACCTGCTCGGGGAACTGGACTCCCTGGACCTCGACACCGACTTGGCGGACGCGGTGGTCGTCGTCGAATGGGGTGAGGGACTGGTCGAACGGCTCTCCGAGCGGCACCTCGACATTCGGCTCGAGCGGGTCAGCCACTCCGACGTGCGGATCGCGACCTGGGAGTGGGTGTCGTGA
- the tsaB gene encoding tRNA (adenosine(37)-N6)-threonylcarbamoyltransferase complex dimerization subunit type 1 TsaB yields MSVVLALDTATPAVTAGIVRRDDLAVLAERITVDARAHAERLTPNVLAALADAGLSMAELDAVVVGCGPGPFTGLRAGMATAAAYGHALDIPVYGVCSLDAIGGLTTGEVLVVTDARRREVYWARYRDGVRTDGPAVNAPADVDPGPAQAVAGSPEHAALFDLPRRGPTAPTPAGLVRSVDWSAAPEPLVALYLRRPDAKPLATRS; encoded by the coding sequence GTGAGCGTCGTACTCGCCCTGGACACCGCCACCCCGGCCGTCACCGCCGGGATCGTGCGGCGCGATGATCTGGCCGTCCTGGCCGAGCGAATCACCGTCGACGCCCGCGCGCACGCCGAACGGCTCACCCCGAATGTGTTGGCGGCGTTGGCCGATGCCGGGTTGAGCATGGCCGAGCTGGACGCCGTCGTGGTGGGCTGCGGACCTGGCCCGTTCACCGGTCTGCGGGCCGGCATGGCAACGGCCGCGGCCTACGGTCACGCCCTCGACATCCCGGTGTACGGGGTGTGCAGCCTGGACGCGATCGGGGGCCTGACCACCGGGGAGGTGCTCGTGGTCACCGATGCCCGTCGGCGCGAGGTGTACTGGGCGCGCTACCGCGACGGGGTCCGCACCGACGGGCCGGCGGTCAACGCCCCGGCCGACGTCGACCCGGGCCCGGCCCAGGCGGTCGCCGGCTCACCCGAGCACGCGGCGCTGTTCGATTTGCCGCGCCGCGGGCCGACCGCTCCCACGCCGGCCGGTTTGGTCCGCTCGGTCGACTGGTCCGCCGCACCGGAACCGCTGGTCGCGCTGTATCTGCGCCGCCCCGACGCCAAACCCCTGGCGACGCGCTCATGA
- the rimI gene encoding ribosomal protein S18-alanine N-acetyltransferase, with the protein MTAHVDPVTIGALTPGDAARCAQLEAQLFDGDDPWPAAAFHRELASTRNHYVGARVADTLVGYAGISKLGRTPPFEYEIHTIGVDPEYQGCGIGRQLLTELLDYADGGVVFLEVRTDNEAALALYRSVGFEQVGLRRRYYRVSGADAYTMRRDAQ; encoded by the coding sequence ATGACCGCCCACGTCGACCCGGTCACCATCGGCGCGCTCACCCCCGGCGACGCAGCGCGGTGTGCGCAGCTGGAAGCTCAACTTTTCGACGGCGACGACCCGTGGCCCGCGGCGGCGTTTCACCGGGAGCTGGCCAGCACCCGCAACCACTACGTGGGCGCGCGCGTCGCCGACACACTGGTCGGCTACGCCGGCATCTCGAAGCTGGGCCGCACCCCGCCCTTCGAATACGAAATCCACACCATCGGCGTCGACCCGGAATACCAGGGCTGCGGCATCGGCCGTCAGCTGCTCACCGAACTGCTGGACTACGCCGACGGCGGCGTCGTCTTCCTGGAAGTCCGCACCGACAACGAGGCAGCCCTCGCGCTGTATCGCAGCGTCGGCTTCGAGCAGGTCGGCCTGCGCCGCCGCTACTACCGGGTCAGCGGCGCCGACGCCTACACGATGCGGCGGGACGCGCAATGA
- the tsaD gene encoding tRNA (adenosine(37)-N6)-threonylcarbamoyltransferase complex transferase subunit TsaD — protein sequence MTVVLAIETSCDETGVGIARLDADGTVALLADEVASSVEEHVRFGGVVPEIASRAHLEALGPAMRRALDTAGIARPDVVAATIGPGLAGALLVGVAAAKAYAAAWDVPFYAVNHLGGHLAADVYQHGPLPECVALLVSGGHTHLLQVRSLGEPIVELGSTVDDAAGEAYDKVARLLGLGYPGGKVLDELARTGDRDAIVFPRGMTGPRDDPYAFSFSGLKTAVARYVESHPDAQTADVAAGFQEAVADVLTKKAVHAATELGVSTLLIAGGVAANSRLRELATQRCAAAGLTLRIPRPRLCTDNGAMIAAFAAQLVAAGAAPSPLDVPSDPGLPVVKGQVGRPD from the coding sequence ATGACCGTTGTTCTGGCGATCGAAACCTCCTGCGACGAAACAGGAGTCGGCATTGCGCGCCTGGACGCCGACGGCACGGTGGCGTTGTTGGCCGACGAGGTGGCCTCCAGCGTCGAGGAACACGTGCGCTTCGGTGGGGTGGTGCCCGAGATCGCCTCCCGCGCCCACCTGGAAGCGCTGGGTCCGGCGATGCGCCGCGCGCTGGACACCGCCGGCATCGCCCGTCCCGACGTCGTCGCGGCCACCATCGGACCCGGCCTGGCCGGCGCCCTGTTGGTCGGCGTGGCCGCGGCCAAGGCCTACGCCGCGGCGTGGGACGTGCCCTTCTATGCCGTCAACCATCTGGGTGGACACCTGGCCGCCGACGTGTACCAGCACGGCCCGCTGCCCGAATGCGTGGCGCTGCTGGTCTCCGGCGGCCACACCCATCTGCTGCAGGTGCGCTCGCTGGGCGAGCCGATCGTCGAGTTGGGCAGCACGGTCGACGACGCCGCGGGCGAGGCCTACGACAAGGTGGCCCGCCTGCTGGGGCTGGGTTACCCGGGCGGCAAGGTGCTCGACGAGTTGGCCCGTACCGGCGACCGGGACGCCATCGTGTTTCCGCGGGGCATGACCGGACCGCGGGACGACCCGTACGCCTTCAGCTTCTCCGGGCTCAAGACCGCCGTCGCGCGCTATGTGGAAAGCCATCCCGACGCCCAGACCGCCGACGTCGCGGCCGGCTTCCAAGAGGCCGTCGCCGACGTGCTGACCAAGAAAGCGGTGCACGCGGCCACCGAACTCGGCGTATCGACCCTGCTGATCGCCGGGGGAGTGGCCGCCAACTCCCGGCTGCGCGAATTGGCGACCCAGCGCTGCGCGGCCGCGGGGCTGACCCTGCGCATCCCGCGGCCGCGGCTGTGCACCGACAACGGCGCCATGATCGCCGCCTTCGCCGCGCAGCTGGTGGCCGCAGGCGCCGCACCCTCGCCGTTGGATGTGCCCAGTGACCCCGGTCTTCCGGTGGTGAAAGGGCAGGTCGGCCGACCCGATTGA
- the groES gene encoding co-chaperone GroES, translating to MAKVNIKPLEDKILVQANEAETTTASGLVIPDTAKEKPQEGTVVAVGPGRWDEDGEKRIPLDVSEGDTVIYSKYGGTEIKYGGEEYLILSARDVLAVVNK from the coding sequence GTGGCGAAGGTGAACATCAAGCCACTCGAGGACAAGATTCTCGTGCAGGCCAACGAGGCCGAGACCACGACCGCGTCCGGTCTGGTCATTCCTGACACCGCCAAGGAGAAGCCACAGGAGGGCACCGTCGTCGCAGTCGGACCCGGCCGGTGGGACGAGGACGGCGAGAAGCGGATTCCGCTGGACGTCTCCGAGGGTGACACCGTCATCTACAGCAAGTACGGCGGCACCGAGATCAAGTACGGCGGCGAGGAATACCTCATCTTGTCGGCGCGCGACGTGCTGGCTGTCGTCAACAAGTAA